Proteins from a genomic interval of Tenacibaculum sp. SZ-18:
- a CDS encoding BrxA/BrxB family bacilliredoxin yields MYPEELVKPMRDQLIDAGFEALYSAEDVDSALAKQGTTLVMVNSVCGCAAGTARPGTIASIQGDKKPDHLTTVFAGVEKESTAKAREYMIPFPPSSPAVALFKDGKLVHMLERHHIEGRSAQMIAENLSQAYDEFC; encoded by the coding sequence ATGTATCCAGAAGAATTAGTAAAACCTATGCGTGATCAATTAATAGATGCTGGTTTTGAAGCTTTATATAGTGCTGAAGATGTTGACTCTGCTTTAGCAAAACAAGGAACTACTTTGGTAATGGTAAATTCTGTTTGTGGTTGTGCAGCAGGTACTGCAAGACCTGGTACAATAGCATCAATTCAAGGAGATAAAAAACCTGATCATTTAACAACAGTTTTCGCTGGTGTAGAAAAAGAATCAACAGCCAAAGCTCGTGAATATATGATTCCTTTTCCTCCATCTTCACCTGCAGTTGCTTTATTTAAAGATGGAAAGTTAGTTCATATGTTAGAAAGGCATCATATTGAAGGTCGTTCTGCACAAATGATTGCTGAGAATTTA